The DNA sequence ACTCAGCGCCGAGGATTCTAAATGACTCAACCATGACTCAgcagaagagaaagaaaagttTTAGCGTGGAATGAGAACCTGATGTCACATATAAGGGTGCATCTATCAAAACGAAACGATCGCTGAAATGAGTAAATGAGTGTCTTTAAAGAATGGGTTTGCCCTCTGTGGAATTTTGGTTGAAGTAGGTAaactcaaatgtttttcttgaacTTAGTAGTTTAagacataaataaaaaagtttattttactCAATCATAAACCGTTCACGAGAATAAACCGAGGGCACAGTTGCTACTTCATTCAGCACACTCCAAGGCATGACCAATTATAGTTTACCTTATCTTAGCTTTGAATATTATTTAAAGTTGAAATAATGTTCCTTTTGGTGACATTGTCAGAGGTGTCAATCTCAGAACGTGTTTATTTCTGTAAATTCTGTTTACTGTGACACTGAACCGGATTATGCTGTTTTGGGAGGAATACTTAGCGTTTTGAGTAAAGCTACACTACCCTCCATAATTATTAGCACCGGATGTTAAGATGCGTTTTTTTTAGCCTCTAATAAATGTagggtttcccccccccaaaattatatAACgccaaaaaaatagtaaaattcACCATTTAattcaagtgcatttattcagtggggggggggggcgggggggaccacATCACCAATtcatattacaaaaataaaagtgatttaTAAATTAACCGGATGCGTTCATGAAGTGTCACGCATGGGCACAATACTGTACATGGCATCGAATGACACACGCACAAAACATGTAATGCTATGCAGTGTTTATAAAAGTCAAAATGGCCTCGCATGTAGGTGTCATTCACATCTCAGCCTGAGCTATTTCTACCGATTATTTCGAACGGCTACCAGTTTGATCATTCCACACTTCTCGAAGTAACACATTTGCTCAAATTGCATGGGATTTGATGTCCTTAATATTATGATTAATTAATGATATTGATGTATGTGAGGACACTGACCAGTAttcatttctcacaataattatcAATGAGGATTTAACAAGGTAAGAAACACACAACATCaataggaaatcacaatgtcccatcaatGGGGAGTAATTATTCAGCCTTTCACTAAACGTCGCTGACACTGATacgaaaaatacaaacacactatattattaattaataatgACTAACAGCCCAATGAGTGCAGTTGGATAATTTCCCGTGGCATAGCTGACGGAACTCTAGCACAGCGGGTTTCTTtttggggcgcgggggggggggggggggggatttcacaacacacacaagctcgcacgcacgcacacacacatacatatatgatTGACATGACAATTGATATCTGCTAATCAGGTAAGGTAGAACCAAGTAGTGTCTCCTCTTACACTATGTGACCGATACATAGTCACTTTCAGGTACGATTAACAGAGCTCCAGATACTATCGGGCAGTTCGGACTCGACCCACCTGTTCAAACCACCTGAAGGCACACGTTTACACCACGGTCACATTGGCCCCACTGGTTTATTAGGGGCATAGAAATAAAGACCTCACTCACCTTTGCTTTCGAAACGTCGTCAGTGTTTCCTCTGAGCTGGAGCCATATCTGACGCAAAGCCGTGCTACCGTGTGCTTGTCCCGTGTGGTCCAACAGCCCGATAATAGTGAACGTCACTTTGAAAACGTACTCCACTCGAGCCTGGGCACATTTCAGCTCGTCTtgcttattctccgggacagtAAACTCATCCACCGTCGGGGTGTCTTGCTGCTGCCTCGCGCCCGAGGCGCCGAGTCTGCTGGTCGGCTGCTCGACGCACGCGAGCTCGGTGACTCGCTTCATACCGAGAAGGGGCCGCGTTGTTGACATAGCGTCTCTCGCCGTTTGCGTCACCTCGGACAAGCACGTCTAAAGAGTCCAACTTGTCGGCGTTGCTGGGACCCTCTGGCGTCTACATGGTATGCTCGAAAAGTAATACGCGGCGACAGAGCGGTATTTATAACGTCTAATATAAAGAACACCACGGTCGGGTTAGCTTAGAAGTCGGAAGCACCGAATGACGTAGGCGGAAAGTCCCACTTAAAACGTCATCAAAGGCCGACAGTGAGTGTATACTGTGTACACTACTGTTTATCTGGTGACTTGTGGCTCGGTAAATGGTTTTGCGCAAGCAAGTTTCACATTGACCTTTCTTCTTACGACATAGAAAAACGTAGACGTGGTCTTTTGAGGTTATGGAAGGATGTTTTTATTCCGCAGCAACTGTCTGAAAGCGCCCACCTAAGTCGAGACTGTTAGCACTCACTTTGTTGACAAATGTAGTGGCCTTTTTGCCGTTCAGAGTTCAGTCATTGCTAGGGCTGCCGGATTTCTGGTAAAGTGTATTTGCCCCAACAAAATGTGATTCCTGCGATTGCCtagcaaccagctcagggtgtaaaACCACCTACTgctggaagacagctgggatggggtccagcatgcccgcgatccttgtgaggataaacagatttgaaaatggatagatggatggaaaattaatacctgtactgtactgtCACATGATATGTGACTGAAACCAAAGGGGTTATGAAGTTGTGCTTCTACATGTACAGTGCTGGGAAAAAGTACTGTCTTGActgaatttgttttcttttttttgtaagtgtaCCGTACAACACAAAGGCTCGGCTGACATTTTGCCAAGAACGATCctattttttaacaaaataatCTGTAGACTGCAAGAAGAAatactgaattttttttattcagtctgAAGCATTATACTCTATGAATAACACAGTATTTGATGAAAAGAAAATCCTGCCTACAGTCAAACATTGTGGTGCCAGTGTGATGGCATGGCTTTGATTTGTTAATTTAGTCTGTCGGTGAATCACTAATCACTGGAAAATGTAATTGTGCTGTCCACCAGAAAATCCTGAATGTGAACATCCAGCCTTCAGGTAGTGTCTTTATGATCACGTCTTCTTGGGTTAAGCAGCGGGACAACTACCTGAAACTCTGAATAACTCTAAAAAAGTCAGGATTTAAAACTGAAtctttaaatgtcatttcattttaagactttttttttattttaaatggtctCGTCCCATCCTACCTCTCCGAGTTGCTCCACCCCTTCACACCTGTCCGGTGCCgcaggtctgcagaccagatGCTACCGAGGTAGAATTTGTCCAGTAAAAGGGACAGTATAATATTTGCTTTACTGTGATCGGAGATGGcaaagaaagtgtgtgtgtgatttatataaaaaataaaatatataaatcctcgtctcacccctcgggtggtgtccgtccctcattcagcttggggtttccagttcaTATATATGTGATCGGAAATGGcaaagaaagtgtgtgtgtgatttatataaaaaataaaatatataaatcctcgtctcacccctcgggtggtgtccgtccctcattcagcttggggtTTTCAGttcatatatatgtgtgtgtttgtgtgtgtgtgtgtgtatgtgtgtgtatatatatatatatatatatatatatatatatatatatatatatatatatatatatatatatatatatatatatatatatatattctctctctctctctctctctatatatatatatatatatatatgcgcgcgtctggatagctcagttggtaaggcatcggtttggcatacgggagacggtggttcgaatcccgcttggggcaaaaatgagcacataacaccatccagtgtgggtccttgggtgctaggatccttcacgctaatgcctccctcatacaatgatgagagacaataaaacaaatgacatgccggctcagacgtcgcccggccaaacaaggtctgcgtcaggtgctggggatccagagcaccttgatgaaaaatgggctactggaacaaagcgcagatgggcgagatgcgataacatggctctgttggaatgctactactcaagcaaccctagtcagaggggttacatgcagagaatgtgggctaaatggttacttcgaaacccacagtcacggttgaccacgaaacaattagtagctcagtgttccaacatccacaaacggcaactgctgtcacaacttgagattgatgaggtacaacgcaggttccatggtgaagggccccaggctgccagatcagaggaggaggtcatacaagagattgggaggcaagccccaatgaatgcagatgatgagattgggaggccagccccaatgaatgaaatactgAGCGAGGCagtaactgacctgaaagctaagatcagggcgagaatgaaagctgggcaacctagaaaccgattacaacgactatgtgaagtaccatctgaaagtctcatagaaagtgtgaatgcagcactgagggcgatccctactgtaacgatcacagaaaccaatgagctgatatacgcttcagcatcagtgatcctagagactcttggctataagagcaaccatggaagccatgagatacgttacccaccatggaaaagacggttggaggctaagatcaaggcggcccggaaagatgtaagtcaattgacggaggcccagagaggtgtgatgaaaaggccgataccagagaggtacatccagatgaccatacctgaagcactcgaaactgccaaacaaaggctccaagccttgtccagccgcctaaagcagtacacgaaagagaatgaggccaggcgaataaacaggctgttcgcaacacaacctgcgaaagtgtacgctcagtggcagggtcttaacaacagagctgacccaccaagactggaaactgaaaggaaCTGGAAAGACAAATGGGagaaggttgcacataacagcagtgcacaatggctggtgaacctgagagaggagcacagaaacctccctgaacaggacccagttaccataacagtggcagacatacaggaaagagtctcagatatgaagaactggacagcaccaggcccggacatggtccacacctactggctaaagaaactcacagcactccatgagcgcctagcagcacaaatgaaccagctgctgagggatgggactcacccaggatggctaaccgaagggcgaacgatcctgatcatgaaggatccctcaaagggtgcagtcccatccaactatcggccaataacctgcctctccacaacatggaagctcatgtcaggcatcattgcggctaagataagtggacacatggatcaatacatgaacgaagcacagaagggcattggtagagataccagaggagccaaacatcagctcagaacagtcgcacaagactgcaggtcccgacgtaccaacctgtgcacagcctggattgattacaagaaagcctatgactcgatgccacatacatggatcaccgaatgcttggagttgtataaggtgaacaggaccctaagagccttcgttgcgaactcgatgaggatgtggaaaaccacacttgaagccaatggcaagccacttacccaagtgtccatcaaatgtggcatataccaaggtgatgcactcttgcgactgctgttctgcataggactgaaccccctaagccaagtaatcaccaagacaggctatggataccgcctcagaaatggagctacgatcagtcacctcctctacatggatgacataaagctgtatgctaagagcgaaagggacatagattccctgatccacacaaccaggatctacagcagcgacatcgggatatcattcgggcttgagaaatgtagtcggatggtgactaagagaggaagggtagtccgcactgaaggggtctcactccctgaaggaacaatagcagacattgaggacagctacaagtacctcggtataccacaagccaatggcaacctcgaactgcgtcaccagcggatgttacgttgctctataaatacaccagaaacaaaacaacaagagcgctgcagaagtccacgcccatgtctgttttgccagccatggcagcgcgagacaccgaaaacggatacttaaagagtttatgaatggaaagtttacttttaaaaggttgccatattgctccactgacaagaccaaagttatctgttcttctctctctctctgtatcatacagatatacgatgtatgccactgacgcgattgttactagtttggaactattttgtgtggaaggttacagcgttccgtgtccatataaatacagcgggtggagcttctctgtgttcgtctgacagtgacagtgcgctacagtggtagcgacctagcgaaagtaaaatgtctccagtgttgtcatcgaaccaagtgtagtcattcgaaatgaggtctacacaaagccgtagagagagacttccgcgcaagaaggaccaacacaatcaacatagcctgactatgttagggggagtgaaccccccgcccccttttagaatggtttgcccctacagcatgggggaagtgcgtgtgcttgtttgtaagaccggcagtttcgaatacagcggcacataatgaacactggtgtccggtgtctcgttattcttcaacaaacatacagaaacagactgctgtgttgaaagcaaacttgagaaaaattaagtatgcaaccaaatccactataggcgcacactagtgtaccttagatgtgcactttataatgttatattgctctgttttgatttcataaaaaaagctgttaaagcagctgttgtgtgacaaaatatttttttcaccgttattgatggacagtaatattgtgtgagagattatgtgtgaataactgcaccaagtgaaaaatgttcatgtaaaattgaaaattgaaattgttatttcagtaaatatttgcatttggcacatagaaaacggattcatgattccatgttgatgagagcattaaaatgggggaaaaaataggacaaaaatgtaaaaggaaatacagaaacaataaaaaatgtgtgagtaatcacgattatttttttagttcatttgagttaattatgacagttgcatttttaattagattaaatattttaatcgtttgacagctctaatatatatatatatatatatatatatatatatatatatatgcatatgcatgcatgcaacaGGTCAGGTCAAGTCAGTGGTCATATttaaagaacacatttttgtaAGAATCTATTTTTCAAAGTATTTTACACTTAAAAAATGATATAATCAATTTAAGACACTCTATCATAATAGCAGCacggcaaaaaaaacatgacagtttcTGGGAAAATACAGCAttctaaaatgttttcttgtgtCAAACCTAGGTTAGTGACCTAAGCTCAGATGTCGAGCGTACATATCTGCGGATgatgaatgatttaaaaaacgGACAACTTCTTGAGTGTTAAGCTAAGGTCCGATTTGTTCAAAAGCCATAACTAATGCTCTGACATAGAGTACTGTACCTACCAAAACTTTTGCATAAGTAGCAATTTGGTGCCCCGGGTTACATAGCCGCCATCTTGAACCGGGGTCCAGGGTGAGCTCTTCCATTCACTTGTATTGAGGTAACTTTGTTTGATTCCAATAAATTAATCATAACTCATCCAATTCTTCACCAATTTTGACACTGGGTTTGTTATAAACAGCAGACATGATGTTATGATACCATTTCAGACACCTGGGTAATTGTACAACATAAATTTAAAGGTAAGACTAACCgctttttgcatttaaaaagagagagagagctctgTGACAGGCCAAAAACAATAAACTTGACTTTTTCTAactattcttttgtttttcttgccatCACATTGTTGGTAAGACAAACGAAAGAGCAACGATGCCGCCACATTGGAGTGTACGTGCTTGCACACAAAGCTCTACAATTTGGACAAGGGAGCAGGGATAACCATtcacgggtaaaaaaaaaaaacaacaacaacttttttgtcttgcctcccaccaccacccgcTGCGCAAAAGTTATTTTTGATAGAACACGCGTTTTGCCATTAATAGAAATGTACACCTCATATAAACCGAATCGGAAATTTGCAAATTAATAATTATTTTCCAGGTTTATACCTCGCCTTTGATGGGAAGTCGCCCCTACAAACATGGCCGTCACGTAGCACGGCGGTTAGCGTGCTCCAATTCAAGCTATTGTAACAGAAAAATATCGTAAGCAAACGTTACGTACAACGTCACGTTAATAACAAGCAATGATTATTAATCGATGTCATGAAGACAACAAATCACTTACCGTTTTAAAGAGGGGCGGCGCTGAGCATTAACGAACCTTTCCTTCTAGGTGGTGAGGCTGTCGCGTCCGCGTCCACTAAGATGGTattgttgatttatttgtttgtttattatctATCGAGCAGTATTTTATAATTTGATTATTATGACCGATTATTCATTAGAATTGTACCCCTGTTCTCAGAGTGTTTATTGAAACGTTTCAGTTtctgtttattgttgtttttttaatcgctcATACAGGCTGAAGTTGAGGAAACTTTGCAGAGAATCGAAGCCCATGGTAGTGTAGCAGGAACTATAGTTGTCAATGCAGACGGTAaaacaaaacacgcacacaccgatatccaaacaacaaaattgtactgttactgtttacatatttttattttgagtaaCACACAGGGGTTTAGTGGCTAGCACATACGCCTCATATTTCTGAGATGTAGGGTTGGAATCTAGACTCAGGCCATCCTGTGTTGTGTCTGGAAGTTCTCCACCttgctttttgggggttttctttgggtattcCATATTCCTTCCAAAAGCTTCATGTTAGGTTAAAGGCTCTAATTTACCTTTGCCTCCAGCTAACCTGCAacactaatgaggacaagtgtggtggagaatggatggatggatgaatgaatattttgtttaaattccGAGGTATTCCTATCCGATCGACGTTCGACAGCTCCAAGGCTGGCAAGTACGCGGATGCTCTTCGACACCTCACCGCCATGGCCAGGAGCACGGTGAGGGATGTGGACCCTCAAGATGAGCTCATCGTGCTGCGCATTAGCACTAAGAATCAAGAAATTATGGTTGCACCAGGTAAAACAGAGGTGGCATAAATACTCACATGCTGTACTTAAGAAGTATAGatacttgtgaaaaaaaaagattgggaaAAGTAGAAGTAGTGATTCAACTACTTTGCTTCAATAGTCGTATGAGGAGTATGTTGTATCCACTGTGAAAGcatatttaaaatattgtttCCCTTTGCAGAGAATTCCTATCTTCTTATACTGGTCCAGCGATTTGAGCGGTATGCACGTGCATGAGAGGCAGACCGACTGATCACATATTGGTGGATTATACAGTATTCATCTGCAGTATGAATGAGTGGAGGAGAAAGTCATCTCGTGTAGCTGAAGATTTTTGTGTCCATGTGATCCACTGCACCAGCTATTCCCTACCAGTGTGCTATGGGAAATTATCCAAATGTACTTAATTGGTATTAAAATTATTGTGAATTATGAATATTTGTTCCTCTAAGTCATTGCTGTATAGTGACACGCAGAACAATATACAGCTCTTCCAGTCAGATAGGCAGtccgatttttaaaaatgcaaatatgtgcTCTACATGCCCCAAAATTCACTCAAGCAGCTCTAGCTTCACAATAATTATTGAGATGGAACTTTGTTGAGTCACGTTTGTTTCATCCTTCAAAGCGTGATGACCTTGATGCAAGTATATTAGCAGGGGGAAGGCAATCATTTGAGGGTATTACAATTACAGTACATACTAttcaaactccactcaggaatATTAAACAGGTAATagacaacaataaaataatgactAAATGAACTATTTATAGTTTTTATGTATTCATAAATGTCAGGAGAATCTAGAAATAATGAAAGTGCAACAGTAAATGCAATCATGAAGCAATATTTTAATGCAAAGTTCCATGTACATCAATACGTTAATAAATAATTCACTGCAAATTTACAGTCCTATCCTcccaaaaaatacttttaacaGCTGATTCAAACAAATGAGCagtatttcatgttttattgaCATTATCCATCAGAAAGGGATTcaaatggatttcatttttcaaatgaattatcAAAGGGATTATAGTAtacatttttgggtgaaaacaATTGAAAGTTTGGACGAAAAAGTTGACTGACGCTAACACTATGGATGTTTCTTCAAGCTCTATCCACATGTGTTGGCGTGTAAAGGTAGTATCTCAAGTCTGTGATCTTGTGGTTGTCATGACACCCAGCCTCCCAACATTGAATGCATTTATCCTATAACatctttaattttgttttttttttccctgaccagCAGCATTATTTAAACACAGCATATGGCTTGGGcttctctgtcttttttttcttgtgaatgaaatcacaaactaaaaaaaaaaatcatctatcACAAGTACCAGTGTAAAATCTAAGAAGCGCCAATAAAACCCCAAGTTCATCATTCCTTGTTTCCTGTTTTGTGAGGGATTTTACACCAGTGTTTTATGTTTAAGTGCATTCCATTCACGTTTTAAGGCCTGAGGTGAGCTTTGACCATTTAGCCTGGTCATgtgtgttgaatgaatgaatgaattgattaTGGGTTGCATCTGTGATTCCTAACCACCAGTGTGCGGTGGGAAATCTCACACAATTGATCACTGAAAAGATGAATTGATCACTGCAAATCCAGTATCCCCTGCCTATTTGAGGTTTTGTATTGATGAATTCCCTAATCCAGCATTTTTATGGCCCTAGCAATTATTCACTGCAGAACGCACCTGCactggaaaaaacaacaacgcgaTTTTTAGTTGCAGGATTAAAATGTCATCTATCCATTATGCAAGCCACTTATCGCGGGCGTGCTgctgcctatcccagcagtcggcgaggtacaccctgaattggttgccagccaatcgcagggcacacagagactaacaaccatttgcgttcacaaccacacagagggacaatttggagtccccAGTCAACCTGCCacatatgtttttggaatgtgggagaaaaccagagtacccggagaaaacccacacaggcacggggagaatatgcaaactccacagaggaaggccagaaccggaatcgaaccctgcacctctgaactgtgaggctgacgcgctaaccagttgtgGCTACTGTTCTGCCATCGTGTTAAACTCATACTCATGATTTGCTTATTTTTGAAGAAGACAGAAAATATACATAGGCTTACCACATTTTAATTATGTGCAACCGAAAGCCAAAGGATCTTTTTCACTGCGggagcatttttgtttggtttggttttgttttatttctataTTGCTACAAGGTGCAATAAGCTCAAAATAGTAACTGGTGGAAGTAGTTTGTTGAGTGATGCACTTGATGAAGAGACAAGCTTTGTGCATTGGAGAagagctaagtttagcctgggatGCCCATGCAAGTACAGAGAGAGCATCTTAACTACATGTGCAAGTACACATTTGTGAACACTTTTTGGTGCCCCCCCAAGTCAAATAACCTGTGAGCAATTTATTTGTCAGGGTAATGTTGGGGTGATAAACAATGAAAGggtcttccactagatggcagatgaTACAATTAACTGTCTCCACCTGTTATAATTCATACAAAGtcattattttaatatatatgctttttgtgatgtgtttggtgatgtgccatgaaattttgttgtttttaaaatggactGTAAAACGTCCCTTGGCTTAATAAAGTTTGGGGAACACTGGCAAAGATACAGGAtgcaaagtctccaaatcacgGAGAAATATGTCCAATCCCTTGGATAGTCTGAATAAAAAGGAAGTGCGGGACGGCAGGATGATGGTAACCATGGGAATAGGTGTGTCGAATTTTGGGTATGGTGCCGAGGATTGACTTCCGTTAAGTTCTCTTAAGTGCAAAGCCAGTTGTCTTTGGACACACAGCGCCCTGAGGTCACCTGGGCGTGTGGGTGTTGAGGTGCCTCCCTCTGCCCCAGTGCATGCTGGGTAGCGTCAGACACCTCCTGAAGTGCTCCAGCTGAGCGTGCAGTCTCTCACGCTCCTCTCGTACCCGCTGCCTCTGGCTCACAAGCTCCTAGAAGAGACGTGTTTGGATTGAAAAACATGCCGGGCAAAAGCCAACGATGCACTTGCTTACATTCCCTTGACCCCTAGGGGGCTCCCAAAAGCAATTAACAATCAACTGAGACTGGGCTATTGAGAAAGACTGCAGTAATTTAAAAAGGTTGAGGTAGTTTATTTTGAATGTGCTTTATTAAAGCTTTCACACATTTTACACAGTTTTAAGCAAAATTATTCCATTTCTATTCACGTTTCACCTACGGCAGTAATTTTTGACCCTCAAGTCAATCCATCCAATTTAAAATTTGACTCGCGAGCAAAAATTTGACTGCGGAAAAAGCCGACCAGACAATGATTGCAACtccaagttgaagtttactgtcatacCAAATATAAAAGTGAGAATTACACATCGTGTCTACAAAAGAATCACACAAACCCCTTTGGAAAGGCCTCTATGTTCATGCTAACACAATGCAAATCAAAGCAAGATAGTAGATGGGCAAACGGCATTCAATAACATTATCCTAATGCAGGTGCGGTATTGTAACCCATGAAGCAACGACTATTTGAGAAACATATATTCTTGATCTTTGAAAAAGAACTCCGGTAATATTACAGCAGCTTATTGCTTCTTTTAAGTGTCTGTATTATACTGACAGCACGGTGGCCATAGCGAACACACCAATTGGAGCACAACATGGGACTGGaaccaaatcatttttattcatttaaatgtggaaaggggcggcccggtagtccagtggttagcacgtcggcttcacagtgcagaggtaccgggttcgattccagctctgggctccctgtgtggagtttgcatgttctccccgggcctgcgtgggttttctccgggtgctccggtttcctcccacattccaaaaatatgcatggcaggctgattgaacactctaaattgtccctaggtgtgagtgtgagtgcgaatggctgttcgtctctgtgtgccctgcgattggctggcaaccgattcagggtgtcccccgcctactgcccggagacagctgggataggctccagcaccccccgcgaccctagtgaggatcaagcggttaggaaaatgaatgaatgaatgaataaatgtggaAAGAGGATTTGAGAGTAGTTTGAGTTACGAGCGCGGTCATGGAACGAGTGAAACGGTTAAATgctttttgattttatcttctACTCGGATTTGCAGTCATTTTTATGTACCTGATGTCATTTCATGTGGTGTTGTACTTTATTGCAAATCATTTTTGCACATTGCAGGACCTGAAATCAAAACTAATAAAGCAGATGATACATATGCAGTATCTGCATAATGTGGATGATATTCAGTACCCCA is a window from the Hippocampus zosterae strain Florida chromosome 3, ASM2543408v3, whole genome shotgun sequence genome containing:
- the LOC127598193 gene encoding dynein light chain roadblock-type 2-like; this encodes MAEVEETLQRIEAHGSVAGTIVVNADGIPIRSTFDSSKAGKYADALRHLTAMARSTVRDVDPQDELIVLRISTKNQEIMVAPENSYLLILVQRFERYARA